Proteins from a genomic interval of Antedon mediterranea chromosome 5, ecAntMedi1.1, whole genome shotgun sequence:
- the LOC140050339 gene encoding phenolphthiocerol/phthiocerol polyketide synthase subunit C-like, translating to MEHIEHYSSSTLRRRRALSFPVRSKSSYNMKFEEGARPKRGQSPSHDPTLSLDRKIAIVGIGCRYANGVDTVAKFWDMLAKGLDCSIPPPDDRFDTSYFLYPGKKIPGKMYNKNGGYLTQDPLKFDRQFFKMSPEEANHLDPQVRLLLEVVWESLENAGIPASSARGSNTGVYIGLTASEYGILTSIPNENINQYTNSGINSAMAANRISYEFDFHGPSYVIDTACSSSMYSVHLACEAIRSGDCDMAVAGGANISLMPVTSIGFCQAGMLSPDGKCKSFDKSADGYARAEGAGVVILKSLQRALNDGDRIYSVIRGGSLCNDGRTPGIANPSFEAQVALIESAYLNAKVHPEEVQYVEAHGTGTQIGDKTEANAIGQAMGLNRRPDQPPLYMASVKSNIGHSEGASGVSGVIKTALSLYFEQIPKAVHFREGNEAVDFEGLNLRVPTELTRWPKVKKRLAGCSSFGFGGANAHIVMEAFPYYGPRIPDPSHRIEVHNTLDTPEPRILFLSAANKDALLKRLDDWVTYLNNTIGNDHRAFTNSLYTASVRSYHHQYRMGIIARSAREAVDQIRLKLDHDPRAATNVVEGKMADGTSGHRLVFVFSGMGTQWWGMARNLMEDEPTFRNVIKRIDKALTKCGAKWSLVHTLTKETDKETVNITEIAQPSIFAVQIGLAELYRQRGVTPDAVIGHSVGEVAAAHVAGLITLDDAIKIIYHRGRQLRKTTGRGTMVAVLHSVEDIQTRLDGSECVSVVDVAAVNSPTQIVLSGETEALTTFADGLREEGLRCTRLHVANAFHSYQQDHIRKDFLKKVKFLSPNSTNRQSLESSPVIPMMSTVTNQYLTRDDTNTGAYWWKNIRGQVKFMSGVEKLLQEGYNCFLEVGPHPSLSPAVRDVINSNLNRSKSIFITGSLRRPTDTRDLADDRVNVLRSLAKLHVEGYSLETELLFNEQEYKVMSLPTYPWQRVHCSATTETAKEMFLFPLKDHPLLGKPLETSHFHDESTLKVWRSEFTIGSVPWLRDHILQGSAVIPAAAHTETALAAARAVLPDADILTLRWVNFERFIFTPDVKGTLETTVELRSKEAKFSLRSYNPTEKGWTLHGSALVDTIGKRRNTNVNILEQTEELESKLATDDIRRRCPREMEKDEFYATLWKGGFELGDNFKSTTKAYFSHDCNEALVYATAQETLVREFDNFVFHPAFLDSVFQGFGLCIMLQEQQRARNETGGFTKWFKVPRAVERILMKGKSPTRIVFNVQMMLEGDTTVGYIVVADAANHKIFAQFDRLIFENVNSPEPDESIQLWRREWVPVYVKKAEVEIPTASTSKNRRTISYIPNNPEEAGAIVIFKDKNGVCFDLKKRLEVENVVSMLDPRILADSDERFRRVLRSLGMVTDLIVLSTLDVRELGSIDAITEENFDEAQNISAIAPISLYKAVSKHDAKVKPRIWLVTRSAHAVLDIDPIDPMSSTVQALGMTLMHEDPELQVFTIDLPAHIDQEESAIWLYNYMKAIPTDENHVVMRRRVPRRPSADFPREMTFEVYAPRVVMEPQSSFSAPTQSSNWIVNIEQSVKAKRLLVKQDSDPPLVRRPEDVLVKAGAFAAQYQYDEADGNSLQGYLYSGKIVHCTEEVHVMLRTRNTVLGFKADGVVTSTICTAANELVPVPGNLTPTEAINIVKDYLPAFVAFHDTLKLNENGSVIVYLSSLSDRIGLATTHLALEQGANVFIHVENDENIFPVEKLLGILGDSRVVITSPDNFESMIQDNEVDVLLFAGGMIDNGYHLDRLIAKLKPFGTIVQIPGKNGENECKIGVLPPNIYYIGIDMGLGKYDQMRVRLQDSMTRLLQMFSVHNDFQALKSLAIPTAQMSKLAKATHASLDDTTVCVDEDTISATLNFEDIGFQANPDASYLVTGGSKGIGLELIEWLVNCGASHIYVVSRFTPEEEAISRFKIFRDSGARITHLKADLMRFGNLEKALCAIKDNGELPLEGIFHCATVYHDMAIRQIHPDRWKEVVATKGFGALSLHQLSMRMNLPIKYFVMFSSIVEMIGNGGQGSYCAANAFLSSLCSMRRKMGLPATVICPGVINTSGFAARKGYVDQWEKNGLMSLSPSDVLRGLGCMLVTDYPELGLTGSVNRKMYAENNRVMLSQHFKEAAGTLSIFKNLFSNRDTFLATEHDLKMKIRLLSPTEATNMIFETVSNHIAQRLGITNDISEDTSPVGLGLDSHMSSELSGIIHENFGVSVVAIELLNDNLTMRNLTQSIYKKIMSGSTEQDQNDGADQAISPTPGEIWYRIDDNITAPHGQVVCFPSVGGGPSMFSHWRNLFAQYNIQTIMLQFPGWEGREREKPQHDMQEIVTKLSEALAPRLIKNRFVFFGHSLGALIAFETAHHIMKKFNSSPIQLFISAWYAPTLPYPHPEELDAPTSVYRKLRRVISSRGNVAKNLEQENVKFSFLDQATLNNSRLMSRMIPSIEAAIMTCKKYRCRHKDRLPCNITTFGGKSDPFINPHLLDDWHLQQQEGKKFKKIILPGKHMYINTAWKNIVKEVGNALPGVNIKIGTLSRASATTIIRK from the exons ATGGAGCATATTGAACATTACAGCTCGAGTACGCTGAGACGGCGTCGCGCGCTCAGCTTTCCAGTACGGTCAAAATCATCCTACAATATGAAGTTTGAAGAAGGAGCAAGACCAAAACGAGGTCAGAGTCCAAGCCATGACCCGACACTAAGCCTTGATAGAAAAATAGCCATTGTTGGAATTGGGTGTCGATATGCCAATGGTGTGGACACTGTTGCCAAGTTTTGGGATATGTTGGCCAAAGGACTAGATTGTTCGATTCCTCCACCAGACGACAGGTTCGACACATCTTATTTCTTGTATCCAGGCAAAAAAATTCCCGGAAAAATGTACAACAAAAATGGCGGATATTTGACACAGGATCCTCTCAAGTTTGACAGACAGTTCTTCAAGATGTCACCAG aggAGGCAAATCATCTTGATCCACAAGTTCGTCTTCTACTGGAAGTTGTTTGGGAATCTTTAGAAAACGCGGGAATACCAGCATCGTCTGCGCGAGGTTCAAATACAGGCGTTTATATTGGACTGACAGCCAGCGAGTACGGAATACTGACAAGCATACCCAATGAAAACATTAATCAGTATACAAACTCTGGCATTAATTCCGCGATGGCTGCAAATAGAATTTCGTATGAATTTGATTTCCACGGCCCCAGTTATGTGATTGATACCGCATGCTCTTCTTCTATGTACTCTGTTCATCTTGCCTGCGAAGCTATACGATCAGGTGACTGTGACATGGCGGTGGCAGGTGGCGCCAATATTTCACTCATGCCTGTAACAAGTATCGGCTTCTGTCAAGCCGGTATGTTGTCACCAGATGGAAAATGTAAAAGCTTTGACAAGTCAGCCGACGGATACGCTAGAGCAGAGGGCGCTGGGGTTGTAATCTTGAAATCATTACAAAGAGCGTTAAATGATGGCGATAGGATATACAGTGTGATACGTGGTGGATCCTTGTGCAACGATGGACGTACTCCCGGTATTGCCAACCCAAGCTTTGAGGCCCAGGTTGCACTTATTGAGTCGGCGTACTTGAACGCTAAGGTACACCCAGAAGAAGTTCAATATGTTGAAGCGCACGGCACCGGCACCCAGATTGGTGATAAAACCGAAGCGAATGCAATCGGTCAAGCTATGGGGTTAAATAGACGGCCTGATCAACCGCCTCTTTACATGGCGTCAGTCAAATCCAACATAGGACATTCGGAAGGAGCTTCTGGCGTATCAGGGGTAATCAAAACTGCTCTTAGCTTATACTTTGAACAAATTCCAAAAGCTGTCCATTTTCGGGAAGGAAACGAAGCAGTTGATTTTGAGGGACTGAATTTACGCGTACCGACAGAACTGACACGCTGGCCTAAGGTAAAGAAACGACTTGCAGGTTGCAGTTCCTTTGGCTTTGGAGGTGCAAACGCTCACATTGTAATGGAAGCATTTCCATATTATGGGCCTAGAATACCAGATCCATCACACCGCATTGAAGTGCACAATACCCTCGATACCCCAGAACCAAGAATACTATTtctttctgctgccaataaagaTGCGCTATTGAAACGACTGGATGACTGGGTAACATACTTGAACAATACAATAGGTAACGACCACCGGGCGTTCACAAATTCTCTTTACACAGCATCTGTCCGGTCGTACCATCATCAATACAGGATGGGTATCATTGCTAGATCTGCCAGAGAAGCTGTTGACCAAATCAGACTGAAACTTGACCATGATCCTAGAGCTGCTACTAATGTTGTGGAAGGAAAGATGGCAGATGGGACATCAGGGCACCGTCTGGTGTTTGTGTTCTCTGGTATGGGCACACAGTGGTGGGGAATGGCAAGAAATCTGATGGAAGATGAACCAACTTTCCGAAATGTCATCAAG CGTATCGACAAAGCATTGACCAAATGTGGCGCAAAGTGGTCACTCGTCCACACACTAACCAAAGAAACAGACAAGGAAACAGTCAATATTACTG AAATTGCCCAACCATCAATATTTGCCGTCCAGATTGGTTTAGCAGAACTATACCGCCAGCGCGGAGTTACGCCGGATGCCGTCATCGGTCATAGTGTCGGTGAAGTTGCTGCAGCTCACGTAGCAGGTTTGATTACCCTAGACGATGCCATCAAGATAATCTACCACAGAGGTCGTCAGTTACGCAAGACTACAGGACGTGGTACTATGGTCGCAGTTCTACATTCAGTAGAGGACATCCAGACCCGACTTGATGGCAGTGAGTGTGTAAGTGTTGTTGATGTTGCCGCAGTAAATAGTCCAACTCAGATTGTTTTGTCTGGTGAAACAGAAGCACTGACAACGTTTGCAGATGGCCTGCGTGAGGAGGGATTACGCTGTACGCGCTTGCACGTTGCAAACGCATTTCACAGCTACCAACAAGATCACATACGAAAAGactttttaaagaaagttaAGTTTCTATCTCCAAACAGTACAAACAGACAATCACTTGAATCTAGCCCTGTCATACCGATGATGTCAACAGTTACAAATCAGTACCTTACAAGGGACGACACAAACACCGGGGCTTACTGGTGGAAGAACATAAGAGGACAAGTGAAATTTATGTCTGGTGTTGAAAAACTTCTCCAAGAAGGATACAATTGCTTTTTGGAGGTTGGTCCTCATCCATCGCTGTCACCTGCTGTCAGAGACGTAATAAACTCAAATTTAAACAGAtcaaaatctatttttattacTGGTTCTCTCAGACGACCAACTGATACGCGCGATTTAGCAGACGATCGGGTTAATGTCCTACGCTCGCTAGCAAAACTACACGTAGAGGGTTACTCATTGGAAACAGAGTTGTTATTCAATGAACAAGAGTACAAGGTGATGTCACTTCCGACGTACCCATGGCAAAGAGTTCATTGTAGTGCTACTACAGAGACAGCGAAGGAAATGTTTTTGTTCCCATTGAAAGATCACCCTCTTCTGGGCAAACCTTTGGAAACATCTCACTTCCATGACGAGAGTACTTTGAAAGTATGGCGTTCTGAATTCACAATTGGTTCTGTACCTTGGTTAAGAGATCATATCTTACAAGGAAGTGCTGTGATACCTGCAGCAGCCCACACAGAAACTGCTCTAGCAGCTGCTCGTGCAGTTTTACCAGACGCAGATATACTCACTCTGAGGTGGGTTAATTTTGAAAGATTCATCTTCACACCTGATGTCAAAGGTACCTTGGAGACTACCGTTGAACTAAGATCTAAAGAGGCAAAGTTTTCACTTCGAAGTTATAATCCTACAGAAAAGGGATGGACATTGCACGGTAGTGCACTTGTTGATACAATCGGCAAACGACGAAATACGAACGTGAACATCTTGGAACAAACTGAGGAGTTAGAATCAAAACTTGCAACAGATGATATCAGAAGACGTTGCCCAAGAGAAATGGAAAAAGACGAGTTTTATGCAACATTATGGAAAGGTGGTTTTGAACTTGGTGACAACTTTAAAAGCACCACAAAGGCTTATTTCAGTCACGACTGTAACGAAGCACTGGTTTACGCCACTGCTCAAGAGACACTTGTACGAGAATTCGACAATTTTGTCTTCCATCCCGCTTTCCTCGATAGCGTATTCCAAGGATTTGGTCTTTGCATTATGTTACAAGAGCAACAGAGAGCACGGAACGAGACCGGTGGTTTCACAAAATGGTTCAAAGTTCCAAGAGCTGTGGAACGAATATTAATGAAAGGTAAATCACCAACAAGAATAGTTTTTAACGTGCAGATGATGTTGGAGGGAGACACAACCGTTGGATATATTGTTGTTGCTGATGCCGCCAACCATAAAATATTCGCCCAGTTCGACAGACTTATATTTGAAAATGTGAATTCACCAGAGCCAGATGAAAGTATACAACTTTGGAGACGTGAATGGGTTCCAGTCTACGTAAAGAAGGCTGAAGTCGAAATACCAACGGCCTCCACATCTAAAAACAGACGAACAATCAGCTACATTCCGAACAACCCTGAAGAAGCAGGCGCAATAGTGATATTTAAAGACAAGAACGGcgtttgttttgatttaaagAAACGTCTAGAAGTTGAAAATGTTGTCAGTATGCTTGACCCGCGTATTTTAGCAGATTCAGATGAGCGCTTCCGTCGGGTACTGCGTTCTCTTGGTATGGTCACCGATTTAATCGTTCTTTCAACACTAGATGTTCGTGAACTTGGGTCAATAGATGCTATTACAGAAGAAAACTTCGATGAAGCACAGAATATCAGCGCAATTGCCCCGATAAGCCTTTACAAAGCTGTAAGCAAACATGACGCAAAGGTTAAGCCTAGAATATGGCTTGTGACTAGAAGTGCGCACGCAGTTCTTGATATTGACCCCATCGACCCGATGTCATCCACTGTACAAGCATTAGGAATGACACTTATGCACGAGGATCCTGAACTACAAGTGTTCACAATAGACTTGCCTGCACATATTGATCAAGAGGAATCAGCTATTTGGCTGTACAACTATATGAAAGCAATCCCAACTGATGAAAATCATGTTGTAATGAGAAGACGAGTACCACGACGACCTTCAGCAGACTTCCCTAGAGAGATGACGTTTGAGGTTTACGCACCAAGAGTTGTTATGGAACCACAGTCAAGCTTCTCTGCTCCAACACAATCATCAAACTGGATTGTAAATATTGAACAATCAGTGAAAGCTAAACGTCTTCTGGTGAAACAGGACAGCGATCCACCACTTGTCAGACGACCTGAAGATGTTCTTGTAAAAGCCGGGGCATTTGCCGCGCAATATCAATACGATGAAGCTGATGGTAATAGCCTACAAGGATATCTGTATTCCGGGAAGATAGTACACTGCACAGAAGAAGTACACGTCATGCTTAGGACGCGAAACACTGTTCTAGGATTCAAAGCAGATGGCGTAGTTACATCGACAATATGTACAGCAGCTAACGAGCTTGTCCCAGTTCCAGGCAACCTAACACCAACTGAGGCCATTAATATTGTAAAGGACTATTTACCCGCGTTTGTTGCATTTCATGATACATTAAAACTTAATGAAAACGGGTCAGTAATTGTCTATTTGTCCTCATTAAGTGATAGGATCGGACTTGCAACGACACACTTGGCGTTAGAACAAGGGGCAAACGTTTTCATCCATGTGGAGAATGATGAAAACATATTTCCTGTGGAGAAACTTCTTGGTATACTTGGCGATTCACGTGTGGTTATAACGTCACCAGATAACTTTGAAAGTATGATTCAAGATAATGAGGTTGATGTCCTCCTGTTTGCTGGTGGTATGATTGACAATGGGTACCATCTTGACAGACTTATTGCCAAGCTCAAACCATTCGGTACGATTGTACAGATTCCGGGAAAGAATGGCGAAAACGAGTGCAAAATCGGGGTACTACCACCAAACATTTACTACATTGGTATTGATATGGGTCTTGGAAAGTATGATCAGATGCGCGTACGACTACAAGATTCAATGACTCGTCTGCTGCAGATGTTCAGCGTTCATAACGACTTCCAGGCTCTCAAGTCACTTGCTATTCCAACGGCTCAGATGTCGAAACTCGCAAAGGCCACTCACGCGTCTCTTGATGATACAACCGTTTGTGTTGACGAAGACACTATTTCGGCAACTCTAAATTTTGAAGATATTGGTTTCCAAGCCAACCCAGACGCTTCATATCTAGTAACTGGAGGGTCAAAGGGCATTGGTCTTGAACTCATCGAATGGTTGGTCAACTGCGGAGCAAGTCACATATATGTCGTTTCCCGGTTCACACCGGAAGAGGAAGCGATAAGTCGATTCAAGATATTCCGTGATAGTGGTGCCAGAATAACTCATCTAAAAGCTGATTTAATGAGGTTTGGAAATCTTGAAAAGGCTCTATGTGCAATCAAAGATAATGGCGAACTACCACTTGAAGGCATCTTCCATTGCGCTACTGTTTATCATGACATGGCTATAAGGCAAATACACCCAGACAGATGGAAAGAAGTTGTAGCAACGAAGGGCTTTGGCGCTCTATCATTACATCAACTGAGCATGCGCATGAATCTTCCAATAAAGTACTTTGTTATGTTCTCATCCATTGTTGAGATGATTGGTAATGGCGGCCAAGGAAGCTATTGCGCTGCCAACGCTTTTCTGTCATCTCTTTGTAGCATGAGGAGGAAGATGGGGCTACCGGCTACTGTGATTTGTCCTGGTGTTATCAACACATCAGGATTCGCTGCTAGAAAAGGTTACGTAGACCAATGGGAGAAAAATGGGTTGATGAGTCTTTCTCCTTCAGATGTTCTTAGAGGATTAGGATGCATGCTGGTTACAGATTATCCTGAGCTAGGATTGACCGGTTCAGTCAACCGTAAAATGTATGCCGAAAACAATCGTGTGATGCTTTCTCAACATTTCAAAGAAGCAGCAGGAACACTATCAATATTTAAGAACTTGTTCTCAAACAGAGACACATTTCTAGCTACAGAACATGACCTAAAGATGAAAATTAGACTTCTAAGCCCGACTGAAGCGACAAACATGATATTTGAGACAGTATCTAATCACATTGCCCAAAGACTTGGCATCACTAATGATATATCTGAAGATACTTCCCCAGTCGGTTTAGGTCTTGATTCACATATGTCGTCTGAGCTAAGCGGTATAATTCACGAGAACTTTGGAGTGTCAGTTGTGGCTATTGAACTCCTTAACGACAACCTTACTATGAGGAATCTCACACAGTCCATCTACAAAAAGATCATGTCAGGCTCTACAGAACAAGATCAAAACGATGGAGCTGACCAAGCGATTTCTCCAACACCTGGTGAGATATGGTACCGAATTGATGACAACATAACAGCACCACATGGACAGGTTGTATGCTTCCCGTCAGTGGGAGGAGGCCCATCTATGTTTAGTCACTGGAGGAATTTATTTGCTCAGTACAACATTCAGACAATCATGCTACAGTTTCCTGGATGGGAAGGTAGAGAGCGAGAAAAACCTCAACACGATATGCAAGAGATTGTAACAAAACTATCCGAAGCTCTTGCTCCACGGCTTATTAAAAATCGTTTTGTGTTCTTTGGTCACAGCCTTGGTGCTTTGATCGCTTTTGAAACAGCCCATCAcattatgaaaaagttcaattCAAGTCCTATTCAATTATTTATCAGTGCATGGTACGCACCAACTTTGCCGTATCCACATCCAGAAGAATTAGACGCACCAACATCAGTATATCGAAAGCTTCGACGAGTAATTTCTTCACGAGGCAACGTTGCAAAGAATCTGGAACAAGAAAACGTCAAGTTCAGTTTCTTAGATCAAGCCACCTTGAACAACTCGCGTCTAATGAGCCGAATGATACCATCAATCGAGGCAGCCATCATGACATGCAAGAAGTACAGATGCCGTCACAAAGATCGTCTACCTTGCAATATCACGACCTTTGGCGGAAAGAGTGATCCGTTCATCAACCCACACCTTTTGGACGATTGGCACCTACAGCAACAAGAAGGCAAAAAATTCAAGAAGATTATTCTTCCAGGAAAACATATGTACATCAACACAGCATGGAAGAACATTGTAAAAGAAGTCGGCAACGCATTACCAGGAGTCAACATCAAGATTGGAACGCTATCCCGTGCCAGCGCAACAACCATtatcagaaaataa